A window of the Hordeum vulgare subsp. vulgare chromosome 5H, MorexV3_pseudomolecules_assembly, whole genome shotgun sequence genome harbors these coding sequences:
- the LOC123396064 gene encoding UDP-glycosyltransferase 90A1-like has protein sequence MAFASSSTESHVLPHIAIFPFMAKGHTIPLIHLVHHLRRRGLATVTFFTTHGNADFVREGLSGADDTAVVELAFPADVSGIPPGVESAEGLTSMASFVAFAHGVSLLQPQLEASLAAMEPPASLLVADAFLYWTNATAATLGVPKVSFFGISAFAQVMRELRISHDPCPALQHADVGDDGNPATFTVPEFPHIKLTFEDLMAPFGDPSSVAPMMELDGKLGKAIEESHGLIVNTFQGLEKPYMEFWNKHYGPRAWAIGPLCLSQPPPSSSSGDAGRPSWMEWLDEKAAAGRAVLYVALGTLAAIPEVQLKEVADGLERAGVDFIWAVRPENIDLGAGFEERSKDRGLVVREWVDQLGILQHRSVRGFLSHCGWNSVLESVTAGVPLAVWPMHADQPFNATFVVDELRIAVRVRTSDRTMRGLVTSEEISKVVRKLMLGEVGTEAAKNVAELSVLAMESVSEGGSSWKAVEEMIDELCAPHMHANAEAGKEEP, from the coding sequence ATGGCTTTTGCTTCTTCCTCCACGGAATCCCATGTCCTCCCTCACATAGCAATCTTCCCCTTCATGGCCAAGGGCCACACCATCCCGCTCATCCATCTTGTCCACCACCTCCGTCGTCGCGGCCTCGCCACCGTCACCTTCTTCACAACCCATGGCAACGCCGACTTCGTCCGCGAGGGACTATCCGGCGCCGACGACACGGCCGTCGTCGAGCTCGCGTTCCCCGCCGACGTTTCGGGAATCCCGCCTGGAGTGGAGAGCGCCGAGGGGCTCACGTCCATGGCCTCCTTTGTCGCCTTCGCACACGGCGTTTCGCTGCTCCAGCCACAGCTCGAGGCGTCGCTCGCCGCCATGGAACCTCCGGCCAGCCTCCTCGTCGCCGACGCGTTCCTGTACTGGACGAACGCGACAGCGGCCACGCTCGGCGTCCCGAAGGTGTCGTTCTTCGGCATCTCTGCGTTCGCACAGGTCATGCGGGAGCTGCGCATCAGCCATGACCCGTGCCCGGCGCTGCAGCACGCCGACGTCGGCGACGACGGCAATCCAGCGACGTTCACGGTGCCTGAGTTCCCGCACATCAAGCTCACGTTCGAGGACTTGATGGCGCCCTTCGGAGACCCGTCGTCGGTCGCGCCGATGATGGAGCTGGACGGCAAGCTGGGGAAGGCCATAGAAGAAAGCCATGGCCTGATCGTCAACACCTTCCAAGGCCTAGAGAAGCCGTACATGGAGTTCTGGAACAAGCACTACGGGCCAAGGGCCTGGGCCATCGGCCCGCTCTGCCTCTCGCAGCCCCCGCCTTCTTCTTCATCGGGCGACGCCGGCCGGCCGTCATGGATGGAGTGGCTGGACGAGAAGGCAGCCGCCGGCAGGGCCGTGCTGTACGTCGCGCTCGGGACGCTGGCCGCGATCCCGGAGGTGCAGCTGAAGGAGGTTGCGGACGGGCTGGAGCGGGCCGGGGTAGATTTCATATGGGCCGTGAGGCCCGAGAATATCGATCTGGGTGCAGGGTTCGAGGAGCGTAGCAAGGACAGGGGCTTGGTGGTGAGAGAGTGGGTGGATCAGTTGGGGATTTTGCAGCACCGGAGCGTGAGAGGGTTTCTCAGTCACTGCGGATGGAACTCGGTGCTGGAGAGCGTCACGGCTGGCGTGCCACTGGCAGTCTGGCCCATGCATGCCGATCAACCTTTCAATGCGACGTTTGTAGTCGATGAGCTCAGGATCGCAGTTAGGGTCCGCACGAGTGATAGAACGATGCGGGGTTTGGTCACGAGCGAGGAAATATCGAAAGTGGTCAGGAAGCTTATGCTCGGGGAGGTCGGAACTGAAGCCGCAAAGAATGTGGCGGAGTTATCGGTGCTAGCTATGGAGTCCGTATCAGAGGGAGGATCGTCTTGGAAAGCAGTGGAGGAGATGATCGATGAGTTGTGTGCAccccacatgcatgcaaatgctGAGGCAGGCAAAGAAGAGCCCTGA